The nucleotide window AGAGGTCGGCGAAAAAGGCGGAGCGCACATTATGAGTTCTACTGACGAGGCGCATAAGCCCCTGCGAGAGCGAATGGCAAAGTCGAGCGAGGAAGACAAGAACAAGTGGTGGGATTGGTTCAAGGGAGAGTGGGACAAAAAAGAGGAGGTTTAATATTGCTCATTTGGTTGCGGAGTTGAAAGCTGAATTGCTTCAATAATTAGTTGAATATTCCTAAAGGAGGAAAGACACTATGAATCTGTTCAAGAAACCCGCTCCCCGGCTCGAGCCGCTGCCTCCGGACCCCGGGCTTGCCGACGTCTTCTCGGTGTTCCAGTGCGTCGGTTCCATCATCCCGAACGCAATGCTTATCATGCAGCGCAGGCCAAAAGTTTTGCGCGCATACGTGCAGTTATCGAGAGCGATCTCGGACCCGGAAACGAGCGAGGTCGATGCCGGCTTCAAGCGGCTGATCGCCCATGTTTCGAGCCGCGCCGCGGGCTGTCGCTACTGCATGACGCACACGGTTGGACTTGCGCACTGCTCCGGGGTCGACGACGCCAAGATCGAGGCCGTGTGGGAATACCGCACGAGTCCGCTTTACACCGAGGCTGAGCGCATCGCGCTAGATGTAGCACTCGCCGCGGGGGGAGTACCGAACGGGGTCACCGACGAGATGTTCGCGAAGCTGCGCGAACACTGGAGCGACGGCCAGATCGTCGAGATCGTGGCGATGATCGCACTGTTCGGGTTCCTCAATCGCTGGAACGACACGCTTGCGACGCCGCTCGAGGACGAGGCGCTCGCGCTAGGCGAGAAGTACCTCGCGCCCCACGGCTGGGAGGCTGGCAGGCATTTGAGAAGTCTATGATAACCGGCAAATTCAACATTGTACTCGGGCTCGTGACCATGATTCTGGCGGGCATCACAGCTTTTGCGTTGGGCCTGACCCGTGATGCGTACTTTGAGAATGGGTACGAACAGATAACGTACTGGCGCTCTCTTACTATGGTCGGGCACACCCATGGCATGCCGTTCGGCATGATCAATATCCTATTCGGGTTGCTCATCGGTCGTGCAGCCTGCTCGAGTCGATTCAAACGCTATGGGGCAGTCTTCACAGCCTCAGCGCTGTGTCTTCCGTTGGGTGTGGCCCTGCGGGGGCTTACTGAGGGTGCGATGTGGGCGAAGGGCCTCGCCATGCTGGGAGGCACCTCGCTCCTAGCTGCTTGCGTCATCATGATCATTCATGGTGATTGCCCCTCAGAAAGAGTGACCGGTGATGTACCGGCTCGCATGCCGCGTGGTGAGCGCGGAGCCGAGCAGTCAATTCCGACAAAGTTAGTTTTGGTGCGAGAGAGGGGAGTTGAACCCCTACGGTTGCCCATCCCGAATAACGCATCTTTCTTAATCTTCTCTCAAATAGTGGGCGTGAGAGGATTCGAACCTCCATGGGTTACCCCACCAGATCCTAAGTCTGGCGCGTCTGCCAACTCCGCCACACGCCCTAATCTGCTAATTAAAAACAGCCCGCCAAGTCGGGACGCGTCTGCTCTACGAGTCGTAGACCAGTTCCGCCACTCTCGCTTGTCTGATAATAAAAGATTTCTTTGTGTTCGGTCAATAAATAGACGTATGAAATACAGGACATCTAAAGAACTTTTATCTTAAGTCCCATTCTTTTTACAGCAGAGAGTATTTTGTCGGAATCAATCTCAGCAGGATTATATTCTACATCTATTGTTTCTGTTGCATAACCGACAGTTACCTTTAATATTCCGTCCCAGTTGCTCAAAACTGTCTCGATGTCCATGGCACAGCCGGTACAGGAAATCCCCTCTACCTGAAGACTAAGCTTTGTATTTTCCATCTATAATGTTCAAAATCATTTCTGCTGTTGTCTTTTTATATCTGCATGTAAAATTTAGTTTTTCTCTGACTTCCCTTTCAATCTGAGCAATTTCAAGATAGAAAGGCGTGCGGTTAATCCGAAAGTCTTTTGGCGCATTTTCTTTTTCCATGATGAGCCTGTAACATCCATCGCCGTATTCCATTTTAAAATTTTTGAAGAGTTCGTACGGCACGCCGTGAATCCTGCATATCATGGGACGGAATTCGTATAAAACACATGAGCCGTTTTCGTTAAGCGGGCACATAATCCGTATATCCTCCGGAGATGAGTTGTGTATCTTTGCCGCATTCTCTGCGCGAGAGGCGGTGGCTCTCAGTCCAGCCTCATCGAGTTTTTTTAATCCCTCCGCAAGATAAAACTCTTCCACTAAGGTGTGATGGTGAAACTTTGTAACACAGCAGTTGTCAGGGCATCCATCGCAGCTGAAGCTATAGCGCCTTAATGCCTCG belongs to Nitrospirota bacterium and includes:
- a CDS encoding carboxymuconolactone decarboxylase family protein, with the protein product MNLFKKPAPRLEPLPPDPGLADVFSVFQCVGSIIPNAMLIMQRRPKVLRAYVQLSRAISDPETSEVDAGFKRLIAHVSSRAAGCRYCMTHTVGLAHCSGVDDAKIEAVWEYRTSPLYTEAERIALDVALAAGGVPNGVTDEMFAKLREHWSDGQIVEIVAMIALFGFLNRWNDTLATPLEDEALALGEKYLAPHGWEAGRHLRSL
- a CDS encoding heavy-metal-associated domain-containing protein, whose translation is MENTKLSLQVEGISCTGCAMDIETVLSNWDGILKVTVGYATETIDVEYNPAEIDSDKILSAVKRMGLKIKVL